Proteins from one Phocoena sinus isolate mPhoSin1 chromosome 8, mPhoSin1.pri, whole genome shotgun sequence genomic window:
- the USP2 gene encoding ubiquitin carboxyl-terminal hydrolase 2 isoform X3 yields MRTSYTVTLPEEPPAAPFPALAKELRPRSPLSPSLLLSTFVGLLLNKAKNSKSTQGLAGLRNLGNTCFMNSILQCLSNTRELRDYCLQRLYVRDLGHSSSAHTALMEEFAKLIQTIWTSSPNDVVSPSEFKTQIQRYAPRFVGYNQQDAQEFLRFLLDGLHNEVNRVTARPRSNPENLDHLPDDEKGRQMWRKYLEREDSRIGDLFVGQLKSSLTCTDCGYCSTVFDPFWDLSLPIAKRGYPEVTLMDCMRLFTKEDVLDGDEKPTCCRCRARKRCIKKFSIQRFPKILVLHLKRFSESRIRTSKLTTFVNFPLRDLDLREFASENTNHAVYNLYAVSNHSGTTMGGHYTAYCRSPVTGEWHAFNDSSVSPMSSGQVRTSDAYLLFYELASPPSRM; encoded by the exons ATGCGCACCTCGTACACCGTGACCCTGCCTGAGGAGCCCCCCGCAGCCCCCTTTCCCGCCCTCGCCAAGGAGCTGCGGCCgcgctcccctctctccccttccctgctgctctccaccttCGTGGGGCTCCTGCTCAACAAAGCCAAG AATTCTAAGAGCACCCAGGGTCTGGCTGGTCTCCGAAACCTTGGGAACACG TGCTTCATGAACTCCATTCTGCAGTGCCTGAGCAACACCCGGGAGCTGAGGGACTACTGCCTCCAGAGGCTCTACGTGCGGGACCTGGGCCACAGCAGCAGTGCACACACAGCCCTCATGGAAG AGTTTGCAAAACTAATCCAGACCATATGGACCTCATCCCCCAATGATGTGGTGAGCCCCTCTGAGTTCAAGACCCAGATCCAGAGATACGCACCGCGCTTCGTCGGCTATAA TCAGCAGGACGCTCAGGAGTTTCTTCGCTTCCTTCTGGACGGGCTCCACAATGAGGTGAACCGGGTCACAGCGAGGCCCAGGTCCAACCCGGAAAACCTCGACCATCTTCC TGATGATGAGAAAGGGCGCCAGATGTGGAGGAAATATCTAGAACGGGAAGACAGTCGGATCGGGG ATCTCTTTGTCGGGCAGCTGAAGAGCTCCCTGACGTGTACTGATTGTGGTTACTGTTCTACAGTCTTTGATCCCTTCTGGGACCTGTCTCTGCCCATTGCTAAG cGAGGTTATCCTGAGGTGACGTTAATGGACTGCATGAGGCTCTTCACCAAAGAGGATGTGCTTGATGGCGATGAAAAGCCA ACGTGCTGTCGCTGCCGAGCCAGAAAGCGGTGTATAAAGAAGTTCTCCATCCAGAGGTTCCCAAAGATCTTGGTGCTCC ATCTGAAGCGGTTCTCAGAATCCAGGATACGAACCAGCAAGCTTACAACATTTGTGAATTTCCCACTAAGAGACCTGGACTTGAGAGAATTTGCCTCAGAAAACACCA ACCACGCTGTTTACAACCTGTATGCTGTGTCCAATCACTCCGGAACCACCATGGGCGGCCATTACACAGCCTACTGCCGGAGCCCGGTGACGGGAGAATGGCACGCGTTCAATGACTCCAG CGTCTCCCCCATGTCCTCCGGCCAAGTGCGCACCAGCGACGCCTACTTGCTCTTCTACGAGTTGGCCAGTCCACCCTCCCGCATGTAG
- the USP2 gene encoding ubiquitin carboxyl-terminal hydrolase 2 isoform X4, translating to MLVPGSTRPSSEKRQNSKSTQGLAGLRNLGNTCFMNSILQCLSNTRELRDYCLQRLYVRDLGHSSSAHTALMEEFAKLIQTIWTSSPNDVVSPSEFKTQIQRYAPRFVGYNQQDAQEFLRFLLDGLHNEVNRVTARPRSNPENLDHLPDDEKGRQMWRKYLEREDSRIGDLFVGQLKSSLTCTDCGYCSTVFDPFWDLSLPIAKRGYPEVTLMDCMRLFTKEDVLDGDEKPTCCRCRARKRCIKKFSIQRFPKILVLHLKRFSESRIRTSKLTTFVNFPLRDLDLREFASENTNHAVYNLYAVSNHSGTTMGGHYTAYCRSPVTGEWHAFNDSSVSPMSSGQVRTSDAYLLFYELASPPSRM from the exons AATTCTAAGAGCACCCAGGGTCTGGCTGGTCTCCGAAACCTTGGGAACACG TGCTTCATGAACTCCATTCTGCAGTGCCTGAGCAACACCCGGGAGCTGAGGGACTACTGCCTCCAGAGGCTCTACGTGCGGGACCTGGGCCACAGCAGCAGTGCACACACAGCCCTCATGGAAG AGTTTGCAAAACTAATCCAGACCATATGGACCTCATCCCCCAATGATGTGGTGAGCCCCTCTGAGTTCAAGACCCAGATCCAGAGATACGCACCGCGCTTCGTCGGCTATAA TCAGCAGGACGCTCAGGAGTTTCTTCGCTTCCTTCTGGACGGGCTCCACAATGAGGTGAACCGGGTCACAGCGAGGCCCAGGTCCAACCCGGAAAACCTCGACCATCTTCC TGATGATGAGAAAGGGCGCCAGATGTGGAGGAAATATCTAGAACGGGAAGACAGTCGGATCGGGG ATCTCTTTGTCGGGCAGCTGAAGAGCTCCCTGACGTGTACTGATTGTGGTTACTGTTCTACAGTCTTTGATCCCTTCTGGGACCTGTCTCTGCCCATTGCTAAG cGAGGTTATCCTGAGGTGACGTTAATGGACTGCATGAGGCTCTTCACCAAAGAGGATGTGCTTGATGGCGATGAAAAGCCA ACGTGCTGTCGCTGCCGAGCCAGAAAGCGGTGTATAAAGAAGTTCTCCATCCAGAGGTTCCCAAAGATCTTGGTGCTCC ATCTGAAGCGGTTCTCAGAATCCAGGATACGAACCAGCAAGCTTACAACATTTGTGAATTTCCCACTAAGAGACCTGGACTTGAGAGAATTTGCCTCAGAAAACACCA ACCACGCTGTTTACAACCTGTATGCTGTGTCCAATCACTCCGGAACCACCATGGGCGGCCATTACACAGCCTACTGCCGGAGCCCGGTGACGGGAGAATGGCACGCGTTCAATGACTCCAG CGTCTCCCCCATGTCCTCCGGCCAAGTGCGCACCAGCGACGCCTACTTGCTCTTCTACGAGTTGGCCAGTCCACCCTCCCGCATGTAG
- the MFRP gene encoding membrane frizzled-related protein yields MKDCSDIILCVEATELSKTEFCNPAFEPESGPPCPLPSLQEDASCSTRAPWHGRRPRGLQPDCHFSWLCVLLLASLLLLLLGLLVAIILAQLQATAASGASHHPLPSQGLTTIGSTPTPIPTTSQATGTPKGQPEAGVSPTPQSTCGGLLPGPRGFFSSPDYPDPYPPNAHCVWHIQVATDHAIQLKIEALSVESVASCLFDRLEISPEPEGPLLRVCGRVPPPTLNTNASHLRVAFVSDSSVEGSGFHAWYQAVAPGHGSCAHDEFPCDQLVCLLPDSVCDGFASCADGSDEANCSAKFSGCGGNLTGLQGTFSAPSYLQQYPHQQLCTWHISVPAGHGIELLFHNFSLEAQDECKSDYVEVYETRNSGALSLLGRFCGAEPPPRLISSHHQLAVLFRTDHGIGIGGFSATYRALNATENPCGPGEFSCRDGGCKSLQWMCGMWRDCTESNDDNCSIPLLPPPELACEPVQVEMCIGLSYNTTAFPNIWVGMATQEEVVEVLRGYKSLTSLPCYQNFRRLLCGLLVPHCTPLGSVLPPCRSVCQEAERQCQSGLALLGTPWPFNCNRLPEAAGLEACAQP; encoded by the exons ATGAAGGACTGCTCAGACATCATCCTCTGCGTGGAGGCGACAGAGCTGAGCAAG ACTGAATTCTGCAATCCTGCTTTTGAGCCTGAATCAGGGCCACCTTGCCCCCTACCCAGCCTCCAGGAGGACGCCAGCTGCAGCACCCGAGCTCCCTGGCATG GTCGGCGTCCCCGAGGGCTGCAGCCTGACTGCCACTTCTCCTGGCTGTGTGTCCTCCTGCTGGCCAgcctgctgctgttgctgctggggCTGCTGGTGGCCATCATCCTGGCCC AACTGCAGGCTACAGCCGCGTCCGGGGCCTCCCATCATCCACTGCCTTCCCAAGGCCTCACCACCATTGGCtccacccccactcccatccccaccaCCTCTCAGGCAACTGGGACCCCTAAAGGGCAACCGGAGGCAGGTGTGAGCCCCACACCCCAGTCGA cctgtgggggCCTCCTTCCTGGCCCAAGGGGCTTCTTCAGCAGCCCCGACTACCCAGACCCTTACCCACCCAACGCCCACTGCGTGTGGCATATCCAAGTGGCCACAGACCATGCAATACAGCTCAAGATCGAAGCTCTCAGCGTGGAGAGTGTGGCCTCCTGTCTTTTTGATCGCTTGGAAATCTCCCCCGAGCCTGAAGGCCCCCTCCTCAG AGTGTGTGGGAGGGTGCCTCCCCCCACACTCAACACCAATGCCAGCCACCTCCGCGTGGCCTTCGTCTCCGACAGCAGCGTGGAAGGATCTGGCTTCCATGCCTGGTACCAGGCCGTGGCCCCCGGTCATG GGAGCTGTGCCCACGATGAGTTCCCCTGCGACCAGCTCGTCTGCCTGCTACCCGACTCGGTGTGCGACGGCTTTGCCAGTTGCGCTGATGGCAGTGACGAGGCCAACTGCAGCGCCAAGTTCTCGG GGTGTGGGGGGAACCTGACTGGGCTCCAGGGCACTTTCTCTGCTCCCAGCTACCTGCAGCAGTACCCTCACCAACAG CTTTGCACCTGGCACATCTCGGTGCCCGCTGGACATGGCATCGAACTGCTGTTCCACAACTTCAGCCTGGAAGCTCAGGACGAGTGCAAGTCTGACTACGTGGAAGTGTATGAGACCCGCAACTCAGGGGCCCTCAGCCTCCTGGGCAG GTTCTGTGGAGCAGAGCCGCCCCCGCGCCTCATCTCCTCGCACCACCAGCTGGCTGTGCTCTTTAGGACAGACCATGGCATCGGCATCGGGGGCTTCTCGGCCACCTACCGGGCCCTCAATGCCACAGAGA ACCCCTGTGGGCCCGGAGAGTTCTCCTGCCGGGATGGAGGGTGTAAGAGTCTGCAGTGGATGTGTGGCATGTGGAGAGACTGCACAGAGAGCAACGATGACAACTGCAGCATCCCCTTGCTCCCACCCCCAG aGCTGGCCTGTGAACCTGTCCAGGTGGAGATGTGCATCGGTCTGAGCTACAACACCACGGCTTTCCCTAACATCTGGGTGGGCATGGCCAcccaggaggaggtggtggaggtcCTCAGAGGTTACAAG AGCCTGACAAGCCTGCCCTGCTACCAGAATTTCCGGAGGCTCCTTTGTGGGCTACTTGTGCCCCACTGCACCCCGCTAGGCAGTGTCCTTCCCCCTTGCCGCTCTGTCTGCCAGGAGGCAGAGCGCCAGTGCCAGTCTGGCCTGGCACTACTGGGCACCCCCTGGCCCTTTAACTGCAACAGGCTGCCTGAGGCAGCTGGCTTGGAGGCTTGTGCCCAGCCCTGA
- the C1QTNF5 gene encoding complement C1q tumor necrosis factor-related protein 5 isoform X2 produces the protein MAVGWGRSRLRRGGDRGRSQDSGSRLLSCPAQRRPEARGVRAPRASAMRPLLALLLLGLAAGSPPLDDNKIPSLCPGHPGLPGTPGHHGSQGLPGRDGRDGRDGAPGAPGEKGEGGRPGLPGPRGEPGPRGEAGPVGAAGPAGECSVPPRSAFSAKRSESRVPPPSDAPLPFDRVLVNEQGHYDAVTGKFTCHVPGVYYFAVHATVYRASLQFDLVKNGESIASFFQFFGGWPKPASLSGGAMVRLEPKDQVWVQVGVGDYIGIYASIKTDSTFSGFLVYSDWHNSPVFA, from the exons atggcagtggggtggggacgGAGCCGGCTGCGCCGGGGCGGGGACCGAGGCAGGTCCCAGGATTCTGGGTCCCGACTCCTGTCCTGCCCAGCCCAGAGACGACCAGAGGCCCGCGGCGTCCGGGCTCCGCGTGCCAGCGCCATGAGGCCGCTCCTCGCTCTGCTGCTCCTGGGCTTGGCGGCCGGCTCGCCCCCGCTGGACGACAACAAGATCCCCAGCCTGTGCCCGGGGCACCCCGGCCTCCCCGGCACGCCGGGCCACCATGGCAGCCAGGGTCTGCCCGGCCGCGACGGCCGCGACGGCCGCGACGGCGCGCCCGGCGCTCCGGGAGAGAAAGGCGAGGGCGGGAGGCCGG gccTCCCGGGGCCGCGTGGGGAGCCCGGGCCGCGAGGAGAAGCAGGCCCCGTGGGGGCGGCCGGGCCAGCAGGCGAGTGCTCGGTGCCTCCGCGCTCCGCCTTCAGTGCCAAGCGCTCAGAGAGCCGGGTGCCCCCGCCGTCGGACGCGCCCCTACCCTTCGACCGCGTGCTGGTGAATGAGCAGGGACATTACGACGCCGTCACCGGCAAGTTCACCTGCCACGTGCCCGGGGTCTACTACTTCGCCGTCCACGCCACCGTCTACCGGGCTAGCCTGCAGTTCGATCTGGTCAAGAATGGAGAGTCCATCGCCTCTTTCTTCCAGTTCTTCGGGGGGTGGCCCAAGCCAGCCTCGCTCTCCGGGGGCGCCATGGTGAGGCTGGAGCCCAAAGACCAGGTGTGGGTACAGGTGGGCGTGGGTGACTATATTGGCATCTACGCCAGCATCAAGACAGACAGCACCTTCTCTGGATTTCTAGTGTATTCTGACTGGCACAACTCCCCAGTCTTCGCTTGA
- the C1QTNF5 gene encoding complement C1q tumor necrosis factor-related protein 5 isoform X1: MAVGWGRSRLRRGGDRGRSQDSGSRLLSCPAQRRPEARGVRAPRASAMRPLLALLLLGLAAGSPPLDDNKIPSLCPGHPGLPGTPGHHGSQGLPGRDGRDGRDGAPGAPGEKGEGGRPGKKRLLWEAGLPGPRGEPGPRGEAGPVGAAGPAGECSVPPRSAFSAKRSESRVPPPSDAPLPFDRVLVNEQGHYDAVTGKFTCHVPGVYYFAVHATVYRASLQFDLVKNGESIASFFQFFGGWPKPASLSGGAMVRLEPKDQVWVQVGVGDYIGIYASIKTDSTFSGFLVYSDWHNSPVFA, encoded by the exons atggcagtggggtggggacgGAGCCGGCTGCGCCGGGGCGGGGACCGAGGCAGGTCCCAGGATTCTGGGTCCCGACTCCTGTCCTGCCCAGCCCAGAGACGACCAGAGGCCCGCGGCGTCCGGGCTCCGCGTGCCAGCGCCATGAGGCCGCTCCTCGCTCTGCTGCTCCTGGGCTTGGCGGCCGGCTCGCCCCCGCTGGACGACAACAAGATCCCCAGCCTGTGCCCGGGGCACCCCGGCCTCCCCGGCACGCCGGGCCACCATGGCAGCCAGGGTCTGCCCGGCCGCGACGGCCGCGACGGCCGCGACGGCGCGCCCGGCGCTCCGGGAGAGAAAGGCGAGGGCGGGAGGCCGGGTAAGAAGCGCCTCCTCTGGGAGGCTG gccTCCCGGGGCCGCGTGGGGAGCCCGGGCCGCGAGGAGAAGCAGGCCCCGTGGGGGCGGCCGGGCCAGCAGGCGAGTGCTCGGTGCCTCCGCGCTCCGCCTTCAGTGCCAAGCGCTCAGAGAGCCGGGTGCCCCCGCCGTCGGACGCGCCCCTACCCTTCGACCGCGTGCTGGTGAATGAGCAGGGACATTACGACGCCGTCACCGGCAAGTTCACCTGCCACGTGCCCGGGGTCTACTACTTCGCCGTCCACGCCACCGTCTACCGGGCTAGCCTGCAGTTCGATCTGGTCAAGAATGGAGAGTCCATCGCCTCTTTCTTCCAGTTCTTCGGGGGGTGGCCCAAGCCAGCCTCGCTCTCCGGGGGCGCCATGGTGAGGCTGGAGCCCAAAGACCAGGTGTGGGTACAGGTGGGCGTGGGTGACTATATTGGCATCTACGCCAGCATCAAGACAGACAGCACCTTCTCTGGATTTCTAGTGTATTCTGACTGGCACAACTCCCCAGTCTTCGCTTGA
- the C1QTNF5 gene encoding complement C1q tumor necrosis factor-related protein 5 isoform X3: MRPLLALLLLGLAAGSPPLDDNKIPSLCPGHPGLPGTPGHHGSQGLPGRDGRDGRDGAPGAPGEKGEGGRPGKKRLLWEAGLPGPRGEPGPRGEAGPVGAAGPAGECSVPPRSAFSAKRSESRVPPPSDAPLPFDRVLVNEQGHYDAVTGKFTCHVPGVYYFAVHATVYRASLQFDLVKNGESIASFFQFFGGWPKPASLSGGAMVRLEPKDQVWVQVGVGDYIGIYASIKTDSTFSGFLVYSDWHNSPVFA, from the exons ATGAGGCCGCTCCTCGCTCTGCTGCTCCTGGGCTTGGCGGCCGGCTCGCCCCCGCTGGACGACAACAAGATCCCCAGCCTGTGCCCGGGGCACCCCGGCCTCCCCGGCACGCCGGGCCACCATGGCAGCCAGGGTCTGCCCGGCCGCGACGGCCGCGACGGCCGCGACGGCGCGCCCGGCGCTCCGGGAGAGAAAGGCGAGGGCGGGAGGCCGGGTAAGAAGCGCCTCCTCTGGGAGGCTG gccTCCCGGGGCCGCGTGGGGAGCCCGGGCCGCGAGGAGAAGCAGGCCCCGTGGGGGCGGCCGGGCCAGCAGGCGAGTGCTCGGTGCCTCCGCGCTCCGCCTTCAGTGCCAAGCGCTCAGAGAGCCGGGTGCCCCCGCCGTCGGACGCGCCCCTACCCTTCGACCGCGTGCTGGTGAATGAGCAGGGACATTACGACGCCGTCACCGGCAAGTTCACCTGCCACGTGCCCGGGGTCTACTACTTCGCCGTCCACGCCACCGTCTACCGGGCTAGCCTGCAGTTCGATCTGGTCAAGAATGGAGAGTCCATCGCCTCTTTCTTCCAGTTCTTCGGGGGGTGGCCCAAGCCAGCCTCGCTCTCCGGGGGCGCCATGGTGAGGCTGGAGCCCAAAGACCAGGTGTGGGTACAGGTGGGCGTGGGTGACTATATTGGCATCTACGCCAGCATCAAGACAGACAGCACCTTCTCTGGATTTCTAGTGTATTCTGACTGGCACAACTCCCCAGTCTTCGCTTGA